Proteins co-encoded in one Klebsiella michiganensis genomic window:
- a CDS encoding ferrichrome transporter, translated as MARSLPGQPAKNPVRKLALFVAAAVGTVSVNSFAADTGTTKKEDTITVSATAVPAESAWGPSPTIAAKRSATATKTDTPIEKTPQSISVVTREEMDTRQPQTVKEALDYTPSVFSTRGSSSTYDVVSIRGFTTSSTVNTNQYLDGMKLQGDNYSEASMDPYFLERVELLRGPVSVLYGKSHPGGVVSMVSKRPTTEPLHEIQFKMGTNNLWQTGFDFSDALDDNGEFSYRLTGLGRSQNAQQDMVKSNRYAIAPSFSWRPDDKTDFTFLSNFQSDPNAGYYGWLPRQGTVVPYVDANGNSHKLPTDFNEGERDNKMSRRQQMVGYSFAHEFNDTWTVRQNLRYTRIHTLYDSVYGNGYIAPGQISRAYVRSDEDLSNFSVDTQAQAKFATGNVDHTLLTGVDYMRMRNDIDALYGSANPLNMSNPQYGNANVVANFPYAVINRQQQTGLYMQDQAEWNKFVLTLGGRYDFAKTSTFTRSSGTLAEVSDNQFTWRGGLNYLFDNGISPYVSYSESFEPVSGSTKQGKPFDPSKGKQYEAGVKYVPKDMPVTVTAAIYQLTKDKNLTVDPNDNAFSVQGGEIRSRGFELEAKAAVNANINLTAAYTYTDAEYTHDTLYQGKRPAEVPRNMASLWADYTFHETALSGFTFGAGARYVGATSSFYASGPQVNNTFNVPSYTVADAMVKYDLARLGLPGSSVALNVNNLFNREYVSSCYRDYACYWGAERQVVATATFRF; from the coding sequence ATGGCGCGTTCACTCCCTGGTCAGCCAGCCAAAAACCCTGTCCGTAAGCTTGCCCTGTTTGTGGCGGCGGCGGTGGGCACTGTCAGCGTTAACAGCTTCGCGGCGGACACCGGCACGACAAAAAAAGAAGACACTATTACCGTTTCAGCTACCGCAGTGCCTGCCGAAAGCGCATGGGGGCCATCGCCAACCATCGCCGCTAAACGCAGCGCCACGGCGACCAAAACCGATACCCCAATTGAAAAGACACCACAGTCTATTTCGGTGGTGACTCGTGAAGAGATGGATACCCGGCAACCTCAGACAGTGAAAGAGGCTCTTGATTACACGCCAAGCGTGTTTTCTACTCGTGGGAGTTCTTCAACTTACGACGTTGTATCTATTCGTGGTTTCACCACGTCTTCTACTGTAAATACGAACCAATATTTGGATGGAATGAAGCTGCAAGGAGATAACTACTCTGAAGCTTCTATGGACCCTTACTTCCTGGAACGTGTTGAACTGCTACGTGGCCCTGTTTCTGTACTTTATGGCAAAAGCCATCCTGGCGGCGTAGTTAGTATGGTTAGCAAACGCCCTACGACTGAGCCGTTGCACGAAATTCAATTTAAAATGGGTACCAACAACCTGTGGCAGACGGGTTTTGATTTCAGCGATGCGTTGGATGATAACGGTGAGTTCTCCTACCGTCTGACTGGATTGGGCCGTAGCCAAAATGCTCAGCAAGATATGGTTAAATCCAATCGCTATGCTATTGCTCCATCCTTTAGCTGGCGCCCTGATGACAAGACAGATTTCACTTTCCTGAGTAATTTCCAAAGCGACCCTAACGCGGGCTATTACGGCTGGCTTCCTCGTCAAGGAACTGTTGTTCCTTACGTGGATGCCAATGGCAACTCTCACAAATTACCAACCGATTTCAATGAAGGTGAAAGAGATAACAAAATGTCTCGTCGCCAGCAAATGGTTGGATATAGCTTTGCACACGAGTTCAACGATACGTGGACCGTTCGCCAGAATCTGCGCTACACACGCATCCATACGCTTTATGATTCCGTTTACGGAAATGGCTATATCGCACCAGGACAGATTAGCCGGGCTTACGTTCGTTCTGACGAAGACCTTAGTAATTTCTCAGTCGATACTCAGGCACAGGCTAAATTTGCCACAGGAAATGTTGACCATACTCTGCTAACCGGTGTGGATTACATGCGTATGCGTAACGACATTGATGCATTATACGGTTCTGCAAACCCACTCAACATGAGCAATCCGCAGTACGGCAATGCAAATGTTGTGGCTAACTTCCCTTATGCGGTCATTAACCGTCAGCAGCAGACTGGGCTTTACATGCAAGACCAGGCGGAATGGAACAAGTTCGTTCTGACGCTGGGGGGGAGATACGATTTTGCTAAAACTTCTACCTTTACTCGTTCCTCAGGAACTCTAGCCGAAGTTAGCGATAATCAGTTCACGTGGCGTGGTGGCCTAAATTATCTGTTTGATAATGGTATTTCTCCTTACGTTAGCTATAGCGAATCCTTTGAACCAGTTTCAGGCTCTACTAAACAAGGTAAGCCGTTTGACCCGTCTAAAGGTAAACAGTACGAAGCTGGCGTGAAATATGTACCAAAAGATATGCCAGTTACCGTCACCGCTGCCATTTACCAGCTGACGAAAGATAAAAACTTAACTGTAGATCCAAACGATAATGCCTTTAGTGTTCAGGGCGGAGAAATTCGTTCTCGTGGCTTTGAACTTGAAGCTAAAGCCGCTGTTAACGCAAATATCAATCTAACTGCCGCTTATACATATACTGATGCTGAATATACGCATGACACACTTTACCAAGGTAAACGTCCGGCAGAAGTTCCACGTAACATGGCCTCTCTTTGGGCTGATTACACCTTCCACGAAACTGCACTGAGCGGGTTCACCTTCGGGGCTGGTGCTCGTTATGTTGGGGCGACGTCGAGCTTTTACGCTTCTGGTCCACAGGTCAATAATACCTTTAACGTGCCAAGCTATACCGTTGCCGATGCTATGGTTAAGTATGATCTGGCTCGATTGGGTTTACCTGGTTCTTCCGTCGCTTTAAACGTCAACAACCTGTTCAACCGTGAGTATGTCTCAAGTTGCTATCGTGACTATGCATGCTATTGGGGCGCTGAGCGTCAGGTGGTTGCTACCGCGACCTTCCGTTTCTAA
- a CDS encoding iron-hydroxamate transporter ATP-binding subunit (part of the FhuBCD ATP-dependent iron (III) hydroxamate transporter): MQDKQLHPDTTFSLTDVTFRVPGRTLLHPLSITFPVGKVTGLIGHNGSGKSTLLKMLGRHQKPSDGEILLNAQPLDSWGSKAFARQVAYLPQQLPAAEGMTVRELVAIGRYPWHGALGRFGVADRELVDEAISLVGLKPFAHRLVDSLSGGERQRAWIAMLVAQDSRCLLLDEPTSALDIAHQVDVLALIHRLSQERGLTVVAVLHDINMAARYCDNLVALRGGEMIAQGTPDALMQSDTLEHIYGIPMGILPHPAGAAPVSFVY; the protein is encoded by the coding sequence ATGCAGGATAAACAACTTCATCCCGACACGACTTTCAGCCTCACCGATGTCACGTTCCGCGTGCCAGGCCGCACGCTACTCCATCCGCTGTCTATCACCTTCCCGGTGGGCAAAGTCACTGGCCTGATTGGGCACAACGGTTCCGGTAAGTCGACGCTGCTGAAAATGCTGGGTCGCCACCAGAAGCCGTCGGACGGCGAGATCCTGCTTAACGCGCAGCCGCTGGATAGCTGGGGCAGCAAAGCCTTTGCCCGCCAGGTGGCCTATCTTCCCCAGCAGCTTCCTGCCGCTGAGGGTATGACGGTGCGTGAGCTGGTGGCGATTGGTCGCTATCCGTGGCATGGGGCGTTAGGGCGCTTTGGCGTGGCTGACCGTGAGCTGGTGGATGAGGCCATTAGCCTGGTGGGGCTGAAGCCGTTTGCGCATCGCCTGGTGGACAGTCTGTCCGGCGGCGAGCGTCAGCGGGCATGGATAGCCATGCTGGTGGCGCAGGATAGCCGCTGTCTGCTGCTGGATGAGCCAACTTCTGCGCTGGATATTGCCCATCAGGTGGACGTGCTGGCGCTGATTCACCGTCTTAGCCAGGAGCGCGGCCTGACGGTGGTTGCCGTTCTGCACGATATCAATATGGCTGCGCGGTATTGCGATAATCTGGTGGCACTGCGCGGCGGCGAAATGATTGCTCAGGGTACGCCGGATGCGTTAATGCAAAGCGATACGCTGGAGCATATCTACGGCATTCCGATGGGCATTCTGCCGCACCCGGCGGGGGCTGCGCCGGTGAGTTTTGTTTATTGA
- a CDS encoding iron-hydroxamate transporter substrate-binding subunit, which yields MSRMNDFLLTRRRLLAAMALSPLLLKLPAAQGAVPDAKRIIALEWLPVELMMALGVTPMAVADIPNYQIWVNEPKLPEGVIDVGLRTEPNLELMAQLKPSLILYSAGYGPSPEKITRIAPGLGFNFNDGSGKPLEIARKSLIQLGDTLGMPQAASRHLAEFDAFIANMKPRFAARGNRPVLLMSFLDNRHALVVGKHSLFEQVMDLLGVKNAWQEETNFWGTAVVGIERLAAIKDADVLCFDHKNEAVARQVAATPLWKAMPFIRQNRFQQVPAVWLYGTTMSAMHFARVLDDGLRSLA from the coding sequence ATGAGCCGTATGAATGACTTTCTGTTGACCCGTCGCCGCCTTCTGGCGGCGATGGCGCTTTCACCGCTGCTGCTAAAATTACCTGCGGCGCAGGGGGCGGTGCCGGATGCAAAACGCATCATCGCCCTGGAGTGGTTGCCCGTTGAGCTGATGATGGCGCTCGGCGTAACGCCTATGGCCGTCGCCGACATTCCCAATTACCAAATCTGGGTGAACGAACCTAAGCTGCCGGAAGGGGTGATTGACGTTGGCCTGCGGACCGAACCTAACCTCGAGCTGATGGCACAGCTAAAACCGTCTCTGATTCTCTATTCCGCGGGCTACGGCCCTTCGCCAGAAAAAATCACCCGTATCGCGCCCGGACTGGGGTTCAATTTTAACGATGGCTCCGGCAAACCGCTGGAGATTGCGCGTAAATCGCTTATTCAGTTGGGGGATACGCTGGGTATGCCGCAGGCCGCCAGCCGGCATCTGGCTGAATTTGATGCATTCATTGCCAACATGAAACCCCGGTTTGCCGCGCGCGGCAACCGCCCGGTACTGCTGATGTCATTTTTGGATAATCGCCATGCGCTGGTGGTAGGCAAGCACAGTTTATTCGAGCAGGTGATGGATCTGCTGGGGGTAAAAAATGCCTGGCAAGAAGAGACGAACTTCTGGGGGACGGCGGTCGTCGGGATTGAACGCCTTGCGGCGATAAAAGACGCCGATGTGCTGTGCTTCGACCACAAAAACGAAGCGGTAGCCCGCCAGGTGGCGGCCACGCCGCTGTGGAAAGCAATGCCGTTTATCCGTCAGAACCGTTTTCAGCAAGTTCCTGCCGTCTGGCTTTATGGCACGACGATGTCGGCGATGCACTTTGCCCGCGTGCTGGACGATGGCCTGAGGAGCCTGGCCTGA
- a CDS encoding iron ABC transporter: MMRRHVIFPASLLLVLFVCALWLTLHNMNGVLPSSQWRSALAGPDVDNVPQMLFHFSLLPRLAISLLVGAGLGLVGVLFQQVLRNPLAEPTTLGVASGAQLGVTVATLWVLPLAVQPFAALTGAAAVGLLVFGVAWGKRMSPVTLILAGLVLSLYCGAVNQLLAIFHHDQLQNMFLWSTGSLNQQDWSSVESLWPRLLGGLLLTLLLLRPLTLMGLDDGVARNLGLALSLVRLATLALAIAISAQLVNAVGIVGFIGLFAPLLAKMLGARRLAARLFLAPLIGALILWLSDQVVVWLSSVWGEVSTGTITALIGAPILLWLLPRLRTSGAPSMSAGDHVQAERQRVLLWVAAGFGILLLVIAAALALGRDAHGWRWLSGALFDDVLPWRWPRVMAALTAGVMLAVAGCLIQRLTGNAMASPEVLGISSGAAFGVVLMLFIVPGNAFVWLLPAGSLGAAVTLLIIMIAAGRGGFSPQRMLLAGMALSTAFTMLLMMLMASGDPRMATLLTWISGSTYNVTGEQAVRTLAVMLALLAITPLLRRWLVILPLGGATARAVGMALTPSRFALLLLAATLTATATLIVGPLSFVGLMAPHIARMLGFRRAMPQIAMAGIFGGMLMILADWCGRMILFPNQVPAGLLATFIGAPYFVYLLRKQGR; the protein is encoded by the coding sequence CTGATGAGACGTCACGTTATTTTCCCTGCCAGCCTGCTGCTGGTTCTCTTTGTCTGTGCGCTTTGGCTGACGCTGCATAACATGAATGGTGTCTTGCCCTCCTCGCAGTGGCGCAGCGCCCTTGCCGGGCCGGACGTCGACAATGTTCCACAGATGCTGTTTCACTTCAGCCTGCTGCCGCGTCTCGCGATATCGCTTTTGGTGGGCGCCGGGCTGGGGCTTGTCGGCGTGTTGTTCCAGCAGGTGCTGCGAAATCCGCTGGCGGAGCCGACAACGCTTGGTGTTGCTAGCGGCGCTCAGCTTGGCGTCACGGTCGCCACGCTTTGGGTGCTTCCGCTGGCTGTCCAGCCGTTTGCGGCGCTGACAGGTGCCGCAGCGGTTGGCCTGCTTGTCTTCGGCGTTGCCTGGGGGAAGCGTATGTCACCGGTCACGCTGATTCTTGCGGGTCTGGTGCTGAGCCTTTATTGCGGGGCGGTCAACCAACTGTTGGCTATCTTCCACCATGACCAGCTCCAGAATATGTTCCTCTGGAGCACCGGGTCGCTCAATCAGCAGGACTGGAGCAGCGTTGAAAGCCTGTGGCCACGTTTGCTGGGCGGCCTGCTGTTAACGCTGCTGTTGCTGCGCCCGTTGACGCTGATGGGGCTGGACGATGGCGTGGCGCGTAATCTTGGCCTGGCACTTTCGCTGGTCAGGCTGGCGACGCTGGCGCTGGCGATTGCGATCAGCGCCCAGTTGGTTAATGCGGTCGGGATCGTCGGTTTTATCGGGCTGTTTGCGCCGCTGCTGGCAAAAATGCTGGGCGCCCGACGACTGGCTGCTCGTTTGTTCCTGGCCCCGCTAATTGGGGCGCTGATCCTCTGGCTGTCTGACCAGGTTGTGGTCTGGCTTTCCAGCGTGTGGGGCGAAGTCTCTACCGGGACGATCACCGCGCTTATTGGCGCACCTATCTTGCTGTGGCTGTTGCCGCGCCTGCGTACCAGTGGTGCGCCGTCCATGAGCGCCGGAGACCACGTTCAGGCTGAACGCCAGCGTGTATTGCTTTGGGTGGCGGCAGGTTTTGGCATTCTGCTGCTGGTAATTGCCGCCGCGCTGGCGCTGGGGCGTGATGCTCATGGCTGGCGATGGCTAAGTGGCGCACTCTTTGATGATGTCTTGCCCTGGCGCTGGCCACGCGTCATGGCTGCTTTGACCGCGGGCGTCATGCTGGCGGTTGCGGGCTGTCTGATCCAGCGGTTAACCGGCAACGCAATGGCAAGCCCGGAAGTGTTGGGCATTAGCTCCGGGGCGGCTTTCGGTGTCGTGCTGATGCTGTTTATTGTGCCGGGGAATGCGTTTGTCTGGCTGCTGCCAGCAGGCAGTCTTGGGGCGGCGGTAACGCTGCTTATCATCATGATTGCTGCCGGGCGAGGCGGTTTTTCTCCTCAGCGTATGCTGCTGGCCGGGATGGCGCTCAGCACCGCCTTTACCATGTTGCTGATGATGCTGATGGCGAGCGGGGATCCGCGTATGGCGACGCTGCTGACCTGGATTTCTGGCTCTACCTACAACGTCACCGGCGAGCAGGCGGTCAGAACCCTGGCAGTTATGCTTGCTCTGTTAGCCATCACGCCGCTGCTGCGCCGCTGGCTGGTGATTTTGCCGCTGGGTGGGGCCACTGCACGGGCGGTGGGAATGGCGTTAACGCCATCGCGCTTTGCGCTGCTGTTGCTGGCGGCAACGCTTACCGCCACGGCAACGTTAATCGTCGGCCCGCTGAGCTTTGTCGGGCTGATGGCGCCGCATATTGCGCGTATGCTTGGGTTCCGCCGGGCAATGCCGCAGATAGCAATGGCCGGGATTTTTGGCGGGATGTTAATGATTCTGGCTGACTGGTGCGGCAGGATGATTTTGTTCCCGAATCAGGTGCCGGCGGGGCTGCTGGCGACGTTTATCGGTGCGCCTTATTTCGTTTATTTGCTGAGAAAGCAGGGGCGCTAA
- a CDS encoding glutamate-1-semialdehyde aminotransferase (Converts (S)-4-amino-5-oxopentanoate to 5-aminolevulinate during the porphyrin biosynthesis pathway) — protein MSKSENLYAAARQVIPGGVNSPVRAFTGVGGVPLFIERADGAYLYDADGKAYIDYVGSWGPMVLGHNHPAIRNAVIEAVERGLSFGAPTEMEVKMAELVTELVPTMDMVRMVNSGTEATMSAIRLARGYTGRDKIIKFEGCYHGHADCLLVKAGSGALTLGQPNSPGVPADFAKHTLTCTYNDLASVREAFEQYPQDVACIIVEPVAGNMNCIPPHADFLPGLRTLCDEFGALLIIDEVMTGFRVALAGAQSYYDVEPDLTCLGKIIGGGMPVGAFGGRREIMDALAPTGPVYQAGTLSGNPIAMAAGFACLTEVSQPGIHQTLTELTEMLANGLLNAAKAEHIPLVVNNVGGMFGLFFTDAETVTCYKDVVACDVERFKRFFHLMLEEGVYLAPSAFEAGFMSVAHSKEDIQRTIDAARRVFAKL, from the coding sequence ATGAGTAAGTCTGAAAACCTGTACGCCGCAGCCCGCCAGGTCATTCCCGGCGGCGTTAACTCTCCGGTACGCGCCTTTACCGGCGTAGGCGGGGTGCCTCTGTTTATCGAGCGTGCGGACGGGGCTTACCTGTATGACGCAGACGGTAAAGCCTATATCGATTACGTTGGCTCATGGGGCCCAATGGTACTCGGCCACAACCACCCGGCGATTCGCAATGCGGTCATCGAAGCCGTTGAGCGCGGCCTGAGCTTTGGCGCGCCCACTGAGATGGAAGTGAAAATGGCGGAGCTGGTTACCGAGCTGGTGCCAACCATGGACATGGTTCGTATGGTGAACTCCGGCACCGAAGCCACCATGAGCGCTATCCGGCTTGCCCGCGGCTACACGGGCCGGGACAAAATCATTAAATTCGAAGGCTGCTACCACGGCCACGCAGACTGCCTGCTGGTTAAAGCCGGTTCCGGCGCACTGACCCTCGGCCAGCCGAACTCTCCGGGCGTACCGGCCGACTTTGCGAAGCACACGCTGACCTGCACCTATAACGATCTGGCCTCCGTGCGCGAAGCCTTTGAGCAATATCCTCAGGATGTGGCCTGTATCATCGTTGAACCCGTCGCGGGCAACATGAACTGTATCCCTCCGCACGCGGACTTCTTGCCGGGTCTGCGCACGCTGTGCGACGAATTCGGTGCGCTGCTGATCATTGATGAAGTGATGACCGGCTTCCGCGTGGCGCTGGCGGGCGCTCAGTCTTACTACGACGTAGAGCCAGACCTGACCTGCCTCGGTAAAATCATCGGCGGCGGGATGCCGGTCGGCGCCTTCGGTGGCCGCCGTGAAATCATGGACGCGCTGGCCCCAACCGGCCCGGTTTACCAGGCGGGTACGCTGTCCGGTAACCCTATCGCTATGGCGGCTGGCTTCGCCTGCCTGACCGAAGTATCGCAGCCTGGCATTCACCAGACCCTGACCGAACTGACGGAAATGCTGGCTAATGGCCTGCTGAATGCAGCGAAAGCAGAGCACATCCCGCTGGTGGTGAATAACGTCGGCGGCATGTTCGGCCTGTTCTTTACCGATGCCGAAACCGTGACCTGCTATAAAGACGTGGTTGCGTGCGACGTTGAGCGCTTCAAGCGCTTCTTCCACCTGATGCTGGAAGAAGGCGTATACCTTGCGCCGTCAGCGTTTGAGGCAGGCTTTATGTCCGTGGCACATAGCAAGGAAGATATTCAGCGAACCATCGACGCCGCGCGCCGCGTGTTCGCGAAGCTGTAA
- a CDS encoding H(+)/Cl(-) exchange transporter ClcA, with protein sequence MNLAHNSLDQAQSVKQRRGAILRRLIGQDKMPLMILLMAAVVGTLAGLVGVAFEKSVNWVLQHRIGMLAQVADSAWLVWPLAFISSALLAMVGYFLVRRFAPEAGGSGIPEIEGALEDLRPVRWWRVIPVKFIGGMGTLGAGMVLGREGPTVQLGGNIGRMVTDIFRMKGAEARHSLLATGAAAGLSAAFNAPLAGILFIIEEMRTQFRYNLISIKAVFIGVIMSSIVFRIFNTETTVIQVGKLADAPVNTLWLYLILGMIFGIVGVVFNRLVIGAQDMFQRIHGGNIKKWVLIGGLIGGLCGVLGLIQQAASGGGFSLIPIAAVGNYTIGMLLFLFVARVITTLLCFSSGAPGGIFAPMLALGTLLGTAFGTACAAWFPAYHLDMGTFAIAGMGALLAASLRAPLTAIVLVLEMTDNYQLILPMIITCLGATLLAQFLGGKPLYSVILARTLAKQEAEKARAGEQASAGQNT encoded by the coding sequence ATGAATTTAGCCCATAATTCTCTCGATCAGGCGCAAAGCGTCAAACAGCGTCGCGGGGCTATTCTGCGCCGCCTGATTGGCCAGGATAAAATGCCGCTAATGATTTTACTGATGGCCGCGGTGGTAGGCACTCTGGCGGGCCTGGTCGGCGTGGCGTTTGAAAAATCGGTTAATTGGGTGCTTCAGCACCGCATCGGTATGCTGGCACAGGTCGCGGACAGCGCCTGGCTGGTGTGGCCGCTGGCGTTTATCAGTTCGGCGCTGCTGGCGATGGTGGGTTACTTTCTGGTACGCCGTTTTGCGCCTGAAGCCGGTGGTTCGGGCATTCCTGAAATCGAAGGGGCGCTGGAAGATTTGCGGCCCGTGCGCTGGTGGCGTGTGATCCCGGTGAAGTTCATTGGCGGGATGGGCACGCTCGGCGCGGGAATGGTACTGGGGCGCGAAGGGCCGACCGTTCAGCTTGGCGGCAATATAGGGCGAATGGTGACGGACATCTTCCGCATGAAAGGTGCTGAAGCCCGTCATTCGCTGCTGGCAACCGGTGCTGCTGCCGGGCTATCTGCGGCGTTTAATGCGCCTCTGGCCGGGATCCTGTTTATCATCGAAGAGATGCGCACCCAGTTCCGCTACAACCTGATTTCGATAAAAGCAGTGTTTATCGGGGTGATCATGTCGAGCATCGTGTTCCGTATCTTCAATACCGAAACGACGGTGATTCAGGTCGGCAAGCTGGCGGATGCGCCGGTCAACACGCTGTGGTTGTATCTGATCCTCGGCATGATCTTTGGCATTGTCGGCGTGGTGTTTAACCGGCTGGTGATCGGCGCTCAGGATATGTTCCAGCGCATTCACGGCGGCAATATTAAGAAGTGGGTGCTGATCGGTGGGCTCATTGGCGGGCTTTGTGGCGTACTGGGGCTTATCCAGCAGGCGGCATCCGGCGGCGGATTTAGCCTTATCCCGATTGCGGCCGTGGGGAATTACACCATCGGCATGCTGTTGTTCCTGTTCGTGGCCCGCGTCATCACCACTTTGCTCTGTTTTTCCTCCGGCGCACCGGGCGGTATTTTTGCCCCGATGCTGGCGCTGGGTACGCTGCTTGGCACGGCATTTGGTACGGCTTGTGCGGCCTGGTTCCCTGCGTATCATCTGGATATGGGCACCTTTGCGATTGCGGGAATGGGGGCGCTGCTCGCGGCCTCACTGCGCGCTCCGTTAACGGCTATCGTGCTGGTGCTTGAGATGACGGATAATTACCAGCTCATTCTGCCAATGATTATCACCTGCCTTGGGGCGACACTGTTGGCACAATTTCTGGGCGGGAAACCGCTATACTCGGTGATTCTGGCAAGAACCCTGGCAAAACAAGAAGCTGAGAAAGCGCGAGCGGGCGAGCAGGCTTCCGCCGGGCAGAATACTTGA
- a CDS encoding iron-sulfur cluster insertion protein ErpA (essential respiratory protein A; may be involved in the transfer of iron-sulfur clusters; essential for growth using oxygen or alternate electron acceptors), with translation MSDDVALPLQFTEAAANKVKSLIADEENPNLKLRVYITGGGCSGFQYGFTFDDQINDGDMTIEKQGVALVVDPMSLQYLVGGAVDYSEGLEGSRFVVTNPNAKSTCGCGSSFSI, from the coding sequence ATGAGTGATGACGTAGCGCTGCCGCTGCAGTTTACCGAAGCAGCAGCCAATAAAGTGAAAAGTCTGATTGCAGACGAAGAGAACCCTAATCTGAAACTTCGCGTCTATATCACCGGTGGTGGTTGCAGCGGCTTCCAGTATGGCTTTACCTTTGACGACCAGATCAACGACGGCGACATGACCATCGAGAAGCAGGGCGTTGCTCTGGTTGTGGATCCGATGAGCCTGCAATATCTGGTCGGTGGCGCGGTGGATTACAGCGAAGGCCTGGAAGGCTCCCGCTTCGTGGTGACTAACCCGAACGCGAAAAGCACCTGCGGGTGCGGTTCCTCCTTCAGCATCTGA
- a CDS encoding vitamin B12-transporter protein BtuF (solute binding component of the vitamin B12 transport system BtuCDF) encodes MAKFASWRGGVALLLCLPALLFAAPRVISLSPANTELAFAAGITPVAVSAYSDYPPQAKQIEQLANWQGVNFERIVALKPDAVLAWRGGNPDRQVNQLVSLGIKVIWLDPKSVADVEAALRQLAPLSPTPEKAIKAADTLSSEFAALKARYGHSQSKKVFLQFSQQPLFTTSKDSIQNEVVELCGGRNIFADSRVPWPQVSREQVLTRQPQAIIISGDASNIPSVQQFWSNQLKVPVIAVNDDWFTRSGPRIILAAKQLCEELAKA; translated from the coding sequence GTGGCTAAGTTCGCCTCATGGCGCGGGGGTGTTGCCCTGCTCCTTTGCCTCCCGGCGCTGCTTTTTGCGGCGCCTAGGGTTATCTCGCTCTCCCCCGCAAATACTGAACTGGCGTTCGCGGCCGGTATCACTCCGGTTGCGGTGAGCGCTTACTCTGATTACCCGCCACAGGCAAAACAGATTGAACAGTTAGCTAACTGGCAGGGCGTGAATTTCGAGCGCATTGTCGCCCTGAAACCGGACGCAGTACTTGCCTGGCGCGGAGGTAACCCGGACAGGCAGGTGAACCAACTGGTTTCGCTGGGCATTAAGGTCATCTGGCTCGATCCTAAAAGCGTCGCCGACGTTGAGGCCGCACTGCGCCAGCTCGCGCCGCTAAGCCCCACGCCCGAAAAGGCAATCAAAGCGGCTGACACACTCTCCAGCGAGTTCGCCGCGCTAAAAGCTCGCTACGGCCATAGCCAAAGCAAAAAAGTGTTCCTCCAGTTCAGCCAGCAGCCACTGTTTACTACCAGCAAAGATTCCATTCAGAACGAAGTGGTTGAGCTTTGCGGTGGCCGCAATATTTTTGCCGACAGCCGGGTTCCCTGGCCGCAGGTCAGTCGCGAACAGGTTCTGACGCGCCAGCCACAGGCTATTATTATTTCGGGCGATGCGAGCAATATTCCGTCGGTACAGCAGTTCTGGAGTAATCAGTTGAAAGTTCCGGTTATTGCCGTGAATGATGACTGGTTTACTCGCTCAGGCCCGCGTATTATCCTCGCCGCAAAACAGCTCTGCGAAGAGCTGGCGAAAGCTTAA
- a CDS encoding 5'-methylthioadenosine nucleosidase (enables the cleavage of the glycosidic bond in both 5'-methylthioadenosine and S-adenosylhomocysteine) — protein sequence MKAGIIGAMEEEVTLLRDKIENRHTLSIAGCEIYTGTLNGVEVALLKSGIGKVSAAMGATLLLEHCKPDVIINTGSAGGLAPTLKVGDIVVSDEVRYHDADVTAFGYEYGQMAGCPAAFVADKKLIEAAETCIKELDLHAVRGLIVSGDAFINGSVALAKIRHNFPQAVAVEMEATAIGHVCQNFNTPFVVVRAISDVADQQSHLSFEEFLAVAAKQSTLMVEKLVQHLARG from the coding sequence ATGAAAGCAGGCATTATTGGTGCAATGGAAGAAGAAGTTACGCTGCTGCGTGACAAAATCGAAAACCGTCACACTCTGAGCATCGCCGGTTGCGAAATTTATACCGGGACGCTGAACGGCGTTGAAGTGGCGCTGCTGAAGTCCGGCATCGGCAAAGTTTCCGCGGCCATGGGTGCTACGCTGCTGCTGGAACACTGCAAACCGGACGTGATAATCAATACTGGTTCAGCCGGTGGCCTGGCGCCAACGCTGAAAGTGGGCGATATCGTGGTGTCCGATGAAGTGCGTTATCACGACGCCGATGTCACCGCTTTCGGTTACGAGTATGGCCAGATGGCGGGCTGCCCGGCGGCTTTTGTTGCCGATAAAAAGCTTATCGAGGCAGCAGAAACCTGCATTAAAGAGCTTGATCTGCACGCGGTTCGCGGCCTGATCGTCAGCGGCGATGCGTTTATTAACGGCTCCGTAGCGCTGGCAAAAATTCGCCACAACTTCCCGCAGGCGGTTGCGGTTGAAATGGAAGCGACGGCCATCGGTCACGTATGCCAAAACTTCAACACGCCGTTTGTGGTTGTGCGCGCCATCTCCGACGTGGCCGATCAGCAATCTCACCTGAGCTTTGAAGAGTTCCTGGCCGTTGCCGCGAAACAATCCACCCTGATGGTGGAAAAACTGGTTCAGCATCTGGCTCGTGGCTAA